GTACAACGAGAAAGCTAGAGGAGAAAAATATGAGAGTTAAAGGAAGAAAAGTGGATTACACAGAGCGAGTAGAGCATTCTGCTACATTTGGATCAAATCAAAGTGATAGAGCAGTACTTGCTGGTTTACCCTGCAAAGACGAGTTGGCGAGCACTGAGGATGGAAATCCTATGGATTTTTTTCATTCCGTATCATTTTTAGACCCGCAAAATGAGGAAGATGATGTTGGCAGGTTCTTGTATCTGGAAGGAGTGGAATATATTATGTGGTGCACGTATGATGTTCACTTTTATGCATCTTTTGCACTTCTTGAGCTTTTTCCCAAAATCGAACTCAGTATTCAGCGTGATTTTGCAAAAGCTGTTCTATCTGAAGACGGAAGGAAAGTAAGATTTCTCGCAGAAGGACATTGGGGAATTCGTAAGGTTAGAGGAGCTGTGCCTCACGATCTGGGAACACATGACCCATGGAATGAAATGAATGCATATAACATTCATGATACGAGTAAGTGGAAGGATTTGAATCCAAAGTTTGTGCTGCAGGTGTATAGAGATTTTTCTGCCACTGGTGATTTGGCTTTTGGAGTTGATGTTTGGCCATCAGTTCGTGCTGCCATGGAGTATATGGAACAATTTGATAGGGACAATGATGGTCTTATAGAAAATGATGGATTTCCAGACCAAACATATGATACTTGGACAGTCCATGGCATCAGTGCCTACTGTGGATGCTTGTGGCTTGCTGCACTTCAAGCTGCAGCTGCAATGGCCGTTCAGATAGGTGACAAAGACTTTGCTGAATGGTGCAAAGCCACTTTTTTGAAGGCAAAGCCAGtatttgaagcaaaattgtGGAATGGTTCTTATTTTAACTATGACAGTGGTGCAAGCAGTAACAGTAAGTCTATACAAGCAGATCAGCTTGCAGGGCAATGGTATACTGCATCATCCGGCTTGCCTCCTCTTTTTGATGATGGTAAAATAAGAAGTTCCCTTCAGAAGATCTATGATTTCAATGTAATGAAAGTAAGGGGTGGCAGGATGGGTGCTGTAAATGGAATGCATCCTAATGGGAAGGTTGATGAGACCTGCATGCAATCACGTGAAATATGGACAGGGGTGACTTATGGAGTGGCAGCAAATATGATACTTGCTGGGATGGAAGAACAGGCATTTACCACTGCTGAAGGCATTTTTCTTGCTGGGTGGTCAGAAGAAGGATACGGGTAAGTTAAAGAGCATTTTCATTGTTAACAGATTATTAGTTTCTATGCTTGCCATTTGTTACATGattatttccattttcattGCCAAAAGGTCAGAATAGGCGGTGAAGATTCTCCTTTTGTTATTCTTTCTTGCACTAAACCTGTAGCTAATCCTGTTTGTGCAGATGTTTGTTGCTTAGAGTTGTCTCAGCAGTGATTTTTGATGTAACAATGTTTGTCTAGTCTCTGTGAGAAGAAGTAGTTGTCAGAAACACCTGCTTTAATTTGTTTCGCATGTAAAACTTCCAGTGGCTTCTTCTGATGGAAATGTGGAATATGACTGGCTTATCTCTTTATAATGTGTAGTGCAAGATTAGATCACTGCTGCTGCTGATGATGATAAAACTCATGACTGGGGCTTATTCCATTCTTCCATTTGGTTttagcttttggttttttttggtTCATACAAAAATACTTATGGAATTGGTGCATGAAAAATAAGTTATGGTCTCTACAAATATAGAAGAagtaagaaagagaaaaagaaaaacaaataggCTGAGTATCATTGTCTTTACGATTTTGAAGTAGTCTTGAGTTAAAGCTCTGGAATGAAGTATTGCGAGTCACACTTCATTGATTAGGATTCATATCTATCAAGCACTAATTTAACATGGAAGGTCACTCAAGGCCACCAAACAAGCTGCCAGGCTCTGTAGAATAGCTGCATTGCAGCTTTGTTAATTTCATGAATTGTTACTGACCCTTGAAAAGTTTTAATACTCGGTTTTATCGTAATTCTCATGCTTCCTAAGCATTGGCTGGTTCTACACTGAAGCATGGATATTATACCATGCTTGAGATGTGATCAACGCTGCATCTAACTGTACTGTCTTATGTGAAAACTGAGCTTCTCAAATTGCATGATTTCAGACACTCCCGGGCTTTATTGCATGATTTGGGAAACTcccgaactttattttattattaccCCTTTCTTCCCCATGAGAGAACATTTGGATCGATTCCTCTTTGGAGGTCATCTTAAATTATGGATAACACTTTCTCTACGGTATTTCTATTTTCTACATGCAGTTACTGGTTCCAGACACCTGAGGCATGGACCATTGATGGACATTTTCGGTCTTTAATATACATGAGACCGCTCTCAATTTGGGGCATGCAATGGGCACTGTCCCTACCCAAGGCAATTATGGAGGCCCCTCATATCAACATGATGGACAGGATTTGCTCGTCACCCATGATTTCATGGCCCTCTAGCAATGGATCAGGTGTCCGGATAGTTGCTCACAGAGCAGGATGCTTCGGTAATTCCTCATTCCGCTGTACATGTTAAGACTTAACACACTTAAGTTATTCGTAATCTGTAAAGAAATGTCATTCTACTTCCTTTGATGCCTCTTTCGGCTGTAGTAAAATGCCGGGGGAGGTTTCTAGGGAAGAAACTGCTGAATGAATTATGAATGCTTCTCAGCGCCATTCACTGTATATTCCATCTTTATTTAGGCAAAAACCGACCCTATTCGGTACGCTTAAAAATTATAGTCTACTGTGATGTTCAGTCTGTTTTACTTGACAAGATGCAGGAGGCCAGATGTGATGCTGTTAACCTCGCCATTCCAGGATTTTTCAGGGATGCAAAAAGCTTCTCCCATTTTCTGTGGTTGATTGTCGGAAGCAGAACATACATGTGCCTCGGAAGAATTTGGTTTTGTTTTCAAATCATTGCTTATTTGCTTTGGATGGTATTCGGCGTAGTTGCCAAAGCAACTATAaatagtttaaaaataaaagttcacgagcataacataaaaatattatGCGTCATATATATCATAGTATTTCTGGATATGTATATCAACAATAGAAACTCTTG
This region of Eucalyptus grandis isolate ANBG69807.140 chromosome 8, ASM1654582v1, whole genome shotgun sequence genomic DNA includes:
- the LOC104414375 gene encoding non-lysosomal glucosylceramidase isoform X3, translated to MVGSNLFQRRKHSWPPEEYISRATLQLFDFDSAAPPEHAWRRRLDSHANILKEFSVTFREAIKMVRLGIRLWSYIREEAAYGRKAPIDPFTRESCKPSASQGVPLGGMGSGSISRGFRGEFRQWQIIPGIREASPVMANQFSIFISRDGGNKKYASVLAPGQHEGLGKQDDYGISSWGWNLSGQNSTYHALFPRAWTIYDGEPDPDLKVSCRQISPFIPHNYKDSSLPTAVFVYTLVNTGRERAKVSLLFTWANSVGGISHLSGDHVNEPFTGEDGVSGVLLHHKTAKGNPPVTFAIAACETQNVNVTILPSFGLSQGSCITAKDMWRTMVRDGQFDQGNFCSGPTMPSSVGETLCAAVSASAWVEPHGKCTVAFAVAWSSPQVKFLKGSLYYRRYTKYYGTSERAAHQLVHDALKNYKQWEEEIEKWQNPILHDERLPEWYKFTLFNELYFLVAGGTVWIDSQSPDEHTVNLPRTTRKLEEKNMRVKGRKVDYTERVEHSATFGSNQSDRAVLAGLPCKDELASTEDGNPMDFFHSVSFLDPQNEEDDVGRFLYLEGVEYIMWCTYDVHFYASFALLELFPKIELSIQRDFAKAVLSEDGRKVRFLAEGHWGIRKVRGAVPHDLGTHDPWNEMNAYNIHDTSKWKDLNPKFVLQVYRDFSATGDLAFGVDVWPSVRAAMEYMEQFDRDNDGLIENDGFPDQTYDTWTVHGISAYCGCLWLAALQAAAAMAVQIGDKDFAEWCKATFLKAKPVFEAKLWNGSYFNYDSGASSNSKSIQADQLAGQWYTASSGLPPLFDDGKIRSSLQKIYDFNVMKVRGGRMGAVNGMHPNGKVDETCMQSREIWTGVTYGVAANMILAGMEEQAFTTAEGIFLAGWSEEGYGYWFQTPEAWTIDGHFRSLIYMRPLSIWGMQWALSLPKAIMEAPHINMMDRICSSPMISWPSSNGSGVRIVAHRAGCFGGQM
- the LOC104414375 gene encoding non-lysosomal glucosylceramidase isoform X2, which translates into the protein MVGSNLFQRRKHSWPPEEYISRATLQLFDFDSAAPPEHAWRRRLDSHANILKEFSVTFREAIKMVRLGIRLWSYIREEAAYGRKAPIDPFTRESCKPSASQGVPLGGMGSGSISRGFRGEFRQWQIIPGIREASPVMANQFSIFISRDGGNKKYASVLAPGQHEGLGKQDDYGISSWGWNLSGQNSTYHALFPRAWTIYDGEPDPDLKVSCRQISPFIPHNYKDSSLPTAVFVYTLVNTGRERAKVSLLFTWANSVGGISHLSGDHVNEPFTGEDGVSGVLLHHKTAKGNPPVTFAIAACETQNVNVTILPSFGLSQGSCITAKDMWRTMVRDGQFDQGNFCSGPTMPSSVGETLCAAVSASAWVEPHGKCTVAFAVAWSSPQVKFLKGSLYYRRYTKYYGTSERAAHQLVHDALKNYKQWEEEIEKWQNPILHDERLPEWYKFTLFNELYFLVAGGTVWIDSQSPDEHTVNLPRTTRKLEEKNMRVKGRKVDYTERVEHSATFGSNQSDRAVLAGLPCKDELASTEDGNPMDFFHSVSFLDPQNEEDDVGRFLYLEGVEYIMWCTYDVHFYASFALLELFPKIELSIQRDFAKAVLSEDGRKVRFLAEGHWGIRKVRGAVPHDLGTHDPWNEMNAYNIHDTSKWKDLNPKFVLQVYRDFSATGDLAFGVDVWPSVRAAMEYMEQFDRDNDGLIENDGFPDQTYDTWTVHGISAYCGCLWLAALQAAAAMAVQIGDKDFAEWCKATFLKAKPVFEAKLWNGSYFNYDSGASSNSKSIQADQLAGQWYTASSGLPPLFDDGKIRSSLQKIYDFNVMKVRGGRMGAVNGMHPNGKVDETCMQSREIWTGVTYGVAANMILAGMEEQAFTTAEGIFLAGWSEEGYGYWFQTPEAWTIDGHFRSLIYMRPLSIWGMQWALSLPKAIMEAPHINMMDRICSSPMISWPSSNGSGVRIVAHRAGCFDAGGQM
- the LOC104414375 gene encoding non-lysosomal glucosylceramidase isoform X1; protein product: MVGSNLFQRRKHSWPPEEYISRATLQLFDFDSAAPPEHAWRRRLDSHANILKEFSVTFREAIKMVRLGIRLWSYIREEAAYGRKAPIDPFTRESCKPSASQGVPLGGMGSGSISRGFRGEFRQWQIIPGIREASPVMANQFSIFISRDGGNKKYASVLAPGQHEGLGKQDDYGISSWGWNLSGQNSTYHALFPRAWTIYDGEPDPDLKVSCRQISPFIPHNYKDSSLPTAVFVYTLVNTGRERAKVSLLFTWANSVGGISHLSGDHVNEPFTGEDGVSGVLLHHKTAKGNPPVTFAIAACETQNVNVTILPSFGLSQGSCITAKDMWRTMVRDGQFDQGNFCSGPTMPSSVGETLCAAVSASAWVEPHGKCTVAFAVAWSSPQVKFLKGSLYYRRYTKYYGTSERAAHQLVHDALKNYKQWEEEIEKWQNPILHDERLPEWYKFTLFNELYFLVAGGTVWIDSQSPDEHTVNLPRTTRKLEEKNMRVKGRKVDYTERVEHSATFGSNQSDRAVLAGLPCKDELASTEDGNPMDFFHSVSFLDPQNEEDDVGRFLYLEGVEYIMWCTYDVHFYASFALLELFPKIELSIQRDFAKAVLSEDGRKVRFLAEGHWGIRKVRGAVPHDLGTHDPWNEMNAYNIHDTSKWKDLNPKFVLQVYRDFSATGDLAFGVDVWPSVRAAMEYMEQFDRDNDGLIENDGFPDQTYDTWTVHGISAYCGCLWLAALQAAAAMAVQIGDKDFAEWCKATFLKAKPVFEAKLWNGSYFNYDSGASSNSKSIQADQLAGQWYTASSGLPPLFDDGKIRSSLQKIYDFNVMKVRGGRMGAVNGMHPNGKVDETCMQSREIWTGVTYGVAANMILAGMEEQAFTTAEGIFLAGWSEEGYGYWFQTPEAWTIDGHFRSLIYMRPLSIWGMQWALSLPKAIMEAPHINMMDRICSSPMISWPSSNGSGVRIVAHRAGCFGNSSFRCTC